Proteins encoded in a region of the Oncorhynchus clarkii lewisi isolate Uvic-CL-2024 chromosome 18, UVic_Ocla_1.0, whole genome shotgun sequence genome:
- the LOC139372367 gene encoding LOW QUALITY PROTEIN: DNA-directed RNA polymerase I subunit RPA43 (The sequence of the model RefSeq protein was modified relative to this genomic sequence to represent the inferred CDS: inserted 4 bases in 3 codons; deleted 2 bases in 1 codon; substituted 2 bases at 2 genomic stop codons) — protein sequence NLKGVPLTYDDVSVLGQHGDIYDDNGYIHLDIQANFVIXPPQRGQKLLGRVNKLGVSHXSLIHGSFNDSIPKPAHVTMETWREAGPRIGAELEFEVCXLDSDTVGVLLIRGRMDRKQVQELMTAXESFDPNDPAEQLKEPDTEPALEPDLEPSQDFLDATGKLKRRRKKXTVEETAVTTSNQQGGAVFGTAKDSATNGHIGEEEKKKVTRQKVKEWAVEWSPVELKGRNSSGSLSDKLNRKRKRGDDIVSCLHGDSETQNQEEEK from the exons AATCTGAAGGGTGTGCCTCTGACCTATGATGACGTCAGTGTGCTGGGGCAGCATGGAGACATCTACGACGATAACGGATACATTCACCTCGACATACAAGCCAACTTTGTCA CCCCCCCCCAGAGAGGACAGAAACTACTG GGTAGAGTAAATAAGCTTGGTGTGAGTCA GAGTCTGATCCACGGCTCTTTTAACGACAGTATTCCGAAGCCGGCCCATGTCACCATGGAGACCTGGAGGGAGGCAGGGCCCAGGATAGGAGCGGAGCTGGAGTTTGAGGTCTGTTAGCTGGACTCAGACACAGTCGGAGTCCTGCTGATCAGAGGACGAATGGACAGGAAACA GGTTCAGGAGCTGATGACAGCATGAGAGAGTTTTGATCCCAACGACCCTGCAGAGCAGCTGAAGGAACCAGACACAGAACCTGCTCTAGAACCTGATCTAGAACCAAGCCAGGACTTTCTTGACGCCACTGGGAAACtcaagaggaggagaaaga acaCAGTGGAAGAGACTGCAGTAACAACATCCAACCAGCAGGGAGGCGCTGTGTTTGGAACAGCAAAGGACAGCGCCACTAACGGCCACATa ggagaggaggaaaaaaagAAGGTGACGCGACAGAAAGTCAAGGAGTGGGCAGTGGAGTGGTCTCCCGTGGAGTTGAAGGGGAGAAACTCCAGCGGTTCCCTTAGTGACAAGTTAAACAGGAAGAGAAAACGGGGAGATGATATCGTGTCCTGTCTCCATGGCGATTCTGAAACCCAAAaccaagaagaagaaaaataa